The Corynebacterium camporealensis genome contains a region encoding:
- a CDS encoding bifunctional RNase H/acid phosphatase, with protein sequence MKLVIYADGGSRGNPGIAGSGTVVYDADGKTILREIVYVVGQKSTNNVAEYHGLLRGLEAAVELGADEVEFHMDSKLVVEQMNGRWKIKHPDMQKLAIKARKLVSQLNSFQLDWVPRAKNKVADTLSNDAMDAAAAGHAPGVVDNSTTVDVETPASQTESAPTSSRTPAQQETTGNKDSAGWLGDRGPVTRFVLLRHGETEMSVAHQYSGHSDPALTERGQKQALAAAQALAEVEFDAIVSSPLHRCQQTAAAVARGRDVAVETLDDLIEMDFGDWEGKNFDDARQSDPELHAKWMEDASVACPSGESLVAVHKRTRKARRELEKRYAGKTVLVVSHVNPIKCFLRQGLGAGASVCHRMHIDLASISTVEFWPEGSVVRGFNDASHCATL encoded by the coding sequence ATGAAGCTGGTCATCTACGCCGACGGCGGCTCGCGCGGCAACCCCGGCATCGCCGGGTCCGGCACCGTCGTCTACGACGCGGATGGTAAGACCATCCTGCGCGAAATCGTCTACGTGGTGGGGCAAAAATCCACCAACAACGTCGCCGAATACCACGGCCTGCTGCGTGGCCTCGAAGCCGCCGTCGAACTGGGTGCCGACGAGGTGGAGTTCCACATGGACTCCAAACTGGTCGTCGAGCAAATGAACGGCCGCTGGAAAATCAAGCACCCCGACATGCAAAAGCTGGCCATTAAAGCCCGCAAGCTGGTCAGCCAACTAAACTCCTTCCAGCTCGACTGGGTCCCGCGCGCGAAGAATAAAGTCGCCGACACGCTCTCCAACGACGCGATGGATGCGGCCGCTGCCGGCCATGCCCCAGGGGTTGTCGACAATTCGACAACCGTGGATGTTGAAACTCCCGCTAGCCAAACGGAAAGCGCGCCGACGTCCTCTCGGACTCCTGCGCAGCAGGAGACCACTGGCAATAAGGACTCTGCCGGATGGCTCGGTGATCGCGGCCCGGTTACCCGTTTCGTGCTGCTGCGCCATGGTGAAACTGAGATGTCCGTGGCACATCAGTACTCCGGGCATTCGGATCCGGCGCTTACTGAGCGCGGACAGAAGCAAGCCTTGGCTGCTGCACAAGCACTGGCTGAGGTCGAGTTCGATGCGATTGTCAGCTCGCCGCTGCACCGCTGCCAACAGACTGCGGCGGCGGTCGCGCGTGGTCGTGACGTAGCTGTAGAGACTCTCGATGACCTCATCGAAATGGACTTCGGTGACTGGGAGGGCAAGAACTTCGACGATGCTCGCCAGTCCGATCCGGAGCTGCATGCGAAGTGGATGGAGGATGCCAGCGTCGCCTGCCCGAGTGGTGAATCACTGGTGGCGGTACATAAGCGCACTCGCAAAGCGCGACGGGAGCTAGAAAAGCGCTATGCCGGCAAGACTGTGTTGGTGGTCAGCCACGTCAATCCGATTAAGTGCTTCCTGCGCCAAGGATTAGGCGCAGGGGCAAGCGTGTGCCACCGGATGCATATTGACCTGGCATCGATTTCTACCGTGGAGTTTTGGCCGGAAGGCTCTGTAGTGCGCGGATTCAACGACGCGTCGCATTGCGCTACACTATAG
- a CDS encoding zinc ribbon domain-containing protein: MKLSTELQPVLLELANIQRSEGHEKENPEQKELEKAQAQHTRLIDAAGSAQMAVDDMEAEILRIQSDERKLRKRVRDDKAQLGAATDKETRRDLEHDMYAAKSRIADLMSELQEAHNEIHALRSNVDVCGARVSESERQIEKLRRAAEAVPEPEDLTQRVVDLRGQLPDDVLDEFDAQRNENGVGAAALKGKACGGCFIVLPPAELNAARGAAAEELPQCVECGSYLIRAV; the protein is encoded by the coding sequence ATGAAACTTTCTACCGAACTGCAACCGGTACTGCTCGAGCTGGCGAACATCCAGCGCTCGGAGGGGCACGAGAAGGAAAACCCGGAGCAGAAGGAACTGGAAAAGGCCCAGGCACAGCACACCCGGCTTATCGATGCCGCCGGTTCCGCCCAGATGGCCGTCGACGACATGGAAGCTGAAATCCTGCGCATCCAGTCCGATGAGCGCAAACTGCGCAAGCGCGTCCGCGACGACAAGGCCCAGCTGGGCGCGGCGACCGATAAGGAAACCCGTCGCGATCTGGAGCACGATATGTATGCGGCCAAGTCGCGCATTGCGGATCTCATGAGTGAGCTGCAAGAAGCCCACAACGAAATCCATGCGCTGCGTTCCAACGTTGATGTCTGCGGTGCGCGTGTCTCGGAATCTGAGCGCCAGATTGAAAAGCTGCGCCGTGCTGCCGAAGCCGTTCCGGAACCAGAGGATCTCACCCAGCGCGTGGTTGACCTGCGTGGGCAATTGCCTGACGATGTCCTCGACGAATTCGACGCCCAGCGCAACGAAAACGGCGTCGGCGCTGCCGCTCTGAAGGGCAAGGCCTGCGGTGGTTGTTTCATCGTGTTGCCGCCGGCTGAACTGAATGCTGCCCGTGGCGCTGCTGCTGAGGAACTCCCGCAGTGCGTCGAGTGCGGCTCCTACCTCATCCGGGCGGTCTAA
- a CDS encoding Nif3-like dinuclear metal center hexameric protein, with product MPVTVGDIRRTLETAYPPHLAEKWDAVGLICGDPAAEVNKVAFALDCTQQVAEAAVEAGADMLVVHHPLLMLGVNSVAADTPKGKAIHTLVRGGVALFAAHTNADKARPGVNDKLAELVGIKPGRPIVPVDPAVIDKWGVHVPAASVDSVKQAVFAAGAGSIGNYAECSFDIEGTGQFIPQEGADPTDGQVGELYRDAEVRVEFVAPSTVRKDVEQALIDAHPYEVPAYDIVETAGSRPIDDALGLGRVGELEQEMTLAEFTQQVADALPETVWGVRAAGDPEGIVKRVAVSSGSGDSFLDAAAKLGVDVYVTSDLRHHPVDEHLRAGGPAVIDTAHWASEFPWTQQARDIVKEECGVDTEIIELRTDPWTISAHPKES from the coding sequence ATGCCGGTTACTGTTGGCGACATCCGCCGCACGTTAGAGACTGCTTATCCACCTCATTTGGCAGAAAAGTGGGATGCCGTGGGATTGATTTGTGGCGACCCGGCAGCCGAGGTGAACAAGGTAGCCTTCGCGTTGGATTGCACCCAGCAGGTGGCAGAAGCAGCCGTAGAAGCTGGCGCCGATATGTTAGTAGTCCACCATCCATTGCTGATGCTCGGGGTCAATTCTGTTGCCGCGGATACCCCAAAGGGCAAGGCCATCCACACTCTGGTCCGCGGTGGGGTGGCGCTGTTTGCCGCTCATACCAACGCCGATAAGGCGCGTCCGGGCGTTAACGACAAGCTCGCGGAGCTAGTCGGTATTAAGCCGGGCCGTCCGATTGTTCCGGTGGACCCCGCGGTGATTGATAAGTGGGGCGTGCACGTGCCCGCTGCCAGTGTTGATTCCGTCAAGCAGGCAGTCTTTGCCGCAGGTGCAGGCAGCATTGGCAATTACGCGGAGTGCTCCTTCGATATCGAGGGCACCGGCCAGTTCATTCCGCAAGAAGGCGCGGACCCCACCGATGGGCAGGTTGGGGAGCTCTACCGCGACGCCGAGGTCCGCGTGGAATTCGTTGCCCCCTCCACCGTCCGTAAGGACGTGGAGCAGGCGCTTATCGATGCCCACCCCTACGAAGTTCCCGCCTACGACATCGTCGAAACTGCAGGCTCTAGGCCTATCGATGATGCGCTCGGCCTGGGTCGCGTCGGCGAGCTCGAGCAGGAGATGACCCTGGCGGAGTTTACTCAGCAGGTCGCCGACGCCCTGCCGGAGACCGTGTGGGGAGTGCGTGCGGCGGGTGACCCAGAGGGCATCGTTAAGCGTGTGGCGGTATCCTCTGGCTCGGGTGATAGCTTCCTGGATGCCGCGGCGAAGCTGGGGGTGGATGTGTATGTCACTTCCGACCTGCGGCATCACCCCGTTGATGAGCACCTGCGCGCCGGGGGTCCTGCGGTGATTGATACCGCCCATTGGGCCAGCGAGTTTCCGTGGACGCAGCAGGCGCGCGATATCGTGAAGGAAGAATGTGGCGTAGATACTGAAATCATTGAGCTACGCACTGATCCGTGGACTATTTCTGCTCACCCGAAGGAGTCTTAA
- a CDS encoding low molecular weight protein-tyrosine-phosphatase, whose product MSTSEDSSLHLVFVCTGNICRSPMAEIIVRDEMEANLLDFLARVSSCGLGGWHVGQGADERAIAELRRAGHDGGSHRAAQLGDEHMDADLFIALDTGHRDALIEKGIEPERVRLMRSFDPSAPEDASVEDPYYGTEKDFTKARRDIEAAVPGLLDWIREQRG is encoded by the coding sequence ATGAGCACCTCCGAAGATTCCTCCCTGCACCTAGTATTCGTGTGCACCGGCAACATCTGTCGCTCCCCGATGGCAGAAATCATCGTCCGCGATGAGATGGAAGCCAACCTCCTCGACTTTCTCGCCCGCGTATCCTCCTGCGGCTTGGGCGGATGGCACGTCGGCCAGGGCGCCGATGAGCGCGCCATCGCTGAGTTGCGTCGCGCAGGACACGACGGCGGTTCTCACCGGGCCGCACAGCTTGGCGATGAACACATGGACGCCGACCTCTTCATCGCCCTCGACACTGGCCACCGCGATGCGCTTATTGAAAAGGGCATCGAGCCGGAGCGCGTACGCCTGATGCGCAGCTTCGATCCTTCTGCGCCTGAAGACGCCAGTGTCGAAGACCCCTACTACGGCACCGAGAAGGACTTCACCAAAGCCCGCCGCGATATTGAGGCAGCCGTGCCTGGCCTGCTGGATTGGATTCGCGAACAACGCGGCTAG
- a CDS encoding SURF1 family cytochrome oxidase biogenesis protein — MLKTFLKPGWVLMLIFVIVFSWLCFTVFAPWQLGKDDDIVERNEQITAAYEADPEPVDQIVDEEGRIRDHEWSRALITGHYLPDDEVLLRLRPVASGPSYQSLVPFETTDGQQLLINRGWLPAEENNAVPDIEPAPTGEVTLVGMVRRGEATHPNPPIEEEGFQQVYSVNTPQVSELTGTDLGTDYFQLSDDNEPGVLNPMPIPQLERGNHLSYGYQWIAFGFMAPMGFAYFIWSEIRERRRARNEEAELSATAHDASADSDSTDTAGAAGQATSTTDSSESADSASQQTSSVATAAPSRRQRSRYGDSKPDYYAKMRERRRER, encoded by the coding sequence ATGCTCAAGACGTTCCTCAAGCCCGGTTGGGTACTGATGCTGATTTTCGTCATCGTGTTTTCCTGGCTGTGTTTCACGGTCTTCGCGCCGTGGCAGCTGGGCAAAGATGACGACATCGTCGAACGCAACGAGCAAATCACCGCCGCCTACGAGGCCGACCCGGAACCTGTCGACCAGATCGTCGATGAGGAAGGCCGCATACGCGACCACGAATGGTCCCGCGCGCTGATTACCGGGCATTACTTGCCTGACGACGAAGTCCTACTCCGCCTGCGTCCCGTCGCCTCCGGCCCGTCCTACCAGTCCCTGGTTCCTTTTGAGACCACCGATGGCCAGCAGCTGTTGATTAACCGCGGCTGGTTGCCGGCGGAAGAAAACAACGCCGTACCCGATATCGAACCCGCCCCTACCGGCGAGGTCACCTTGGTTGGTATGGTCCGCCGCGGCGAGGCCACCCACCCGAATCCTCCCATTGAGGAAGAAGGCTTCCAGCAGGTCTACTCGGTAAATACCCCACAGGTTTCGGAACTGACCGGCACCGACTTGGGCACCGACTACTTCCAGCTTTCCGACGACAACGAACCCGGCGTCCTCAACCCAATGCCGATCCCGCAGCTGGAGCGCGGCAATCACCTGTCCTATGGCTACCAGTGGATCGCCTTTGGCTTTATGGCGCCGATGGGCTTTGCCTACTTCATCTGGTCCGAAATCCGCGAACGCCGCCGCGCCCGCAACGAGGAAGCGGAACTTAGCGCCACCGCGCACGATGCGAGCGCCGACTCCGATTCCACCGACACCGCCGGCGCTGCTGGCCAGGCCACCAGCACCACGGACTCCAGTGAATCCGCAGACTCCGCGTCCCAGCAGACCAGCTCCGTGGCCACTGCCGCACCGAGCCGTCGCCAGCGTTCCCGCTACGGCGATTCCAAGCCGGACTACTACGCCAAGATGCGCGAGCGCCGACGCGAACGCTAG
- a CDS encoding TspO/MBR family protein: MAITDIPRKWRIIGGAAAAVTATAVAGSAATKPDSWWYVTRRKPSFQPPKWTFPVAWTALYADIAAVTGLSLADLDARGNTRKRTELTGALALNLGLNASWSAVFFRGKNPALATFTSAALTASSADLARRCMDVDSTRGAWLLPYPAWCAFATALSAAIWKKN, translated from the coding sequence ATGGCTATCACAGATATTCCTCGTAAATGGCGCATCATCGGCGGCGCTGCTGCCGCAGTGACCGCTACCGCTGTTGCTGGTTCGGCCGCCACTAAGCCGGATTCCTGGTGGTATGTCACCCGCCGCAAGCCTTCCTTCCAGCCGCCGAAGTGGACTTTCCCGGTTGCCTGGACTGCGCTCTATGCCGACATCGCTGCCGTGACTGGTTTGTCGCTGGCAGATCTCGATGCCCGCGGTAATACCCGCAAGCGCACCGAACTCACCGGCGCCCTCGCACTCAATCTGGGCTTGAATGCCAGCTGGTCCGCGGTCTTTTTCCGCGGCAAGAACCCTGCGTTGGCCACCTTCACCTCCGCAGCACTGACCGCCTCGAGTGCAGACCTGGCCCGCCGCTGCATGGATGTCGATTCCACCCGCGGTGCGTGGCTGCTTCCCTATCCAGCGTGGTGCGCGTTCGCAACGGCACTATCAGCTGCGATCTGGAAGAAGAACTAA
- a CDS encoding DUF3052 domain-containing protein: protein MADAASKLGVEEGFIGLELGWDEDCDPAISESIEEILGDDFLEEETDELCDIVLLWWRQEDGDLVDGLVDATRPLADNGSIWLLTPGAGKPGNLEPGEISESAQLAGLVQTKAERLGEWQGSCLVARGYTKK, encoded by the coding sequence GTGGCGGATGCTGCCAGCAAGCTCGGAGTCGAAGAAGGATTCATTGGCTTGGAGCTTGGATGGGACGAAGATTGCGACCCGGCAATTTCCGAGTCCATCGAAGAAATCCTCGGGGATGATTTCCTGGAGGAAGAAACTGATGAGTTGTGCGATATCGTGCTGCTGTGGTGGCGCCAGGAAGACGGCGATTTGGTCGACGGCCTAGTCGATGCCACCCGCCCGCTGGCCGATAACGGCAGCATCTGGCTGCTGACCCCAGGTGCCGGTAAGCCTGGCAACCTGGAACCCGGTGAGATTTCCGAGTCCGCTCAGCTAGCCGGCCTGGTGCAAACCAAGGCAGAGCGCCTGGGTGAGTGGCAAGGATCCTGCCTGGTCGCACGCGGTTATACCAAGAAGTAA
- the aceE gene encoding pyruvate dehydrogenase (acetyl-transferring), homodimeric type has translation MADQDAVKSDSNFPLIRDGVASYLHDSDPEETREWMDSLDGLLEDTDTERARYLMLRLLERATAKRVPLPSLTSTDFVNTIPTSLEPEFPGDEELEKRYRRWIRWNAAIMVHRAQRPGIGVGGHISTYAGAAPIYEVGFNHFFKGKDDPSGGDQVFFQGHASPGIYARAYLEGRLSEDDLDGFRQEVTRGEGKGLPSYPHPHGMPWFWEFPTVSMGLGPINAIYQARFNKYLETRGIKDTSDQHVWAFLGDGEMDEPESRGMLQTASLYELDNLTFIVNCNLQRLDGPVRGNTQIIQELESFFRGAGWNVIKVVWGRGWDKLLEKDTDGALVNIMNTTSDGDYQTFKANDGAYVREHFFGRDERTAKLVEDFSDEEIWALRRGGHDYRKIYAAYAKALEYKGSGKPTVILAHTIKGYGLGHNFEGRNATHQMKKLTLEDLKLFRDKQDIPFSDEELEEDPYSPPYYHPGKDAPEIKYMLERRKELGGFLPERREEYEHLHAPELDKLRTVRKGSGKQNVATTMALVRTFKEIMRDKELGKRIVPIIPDEARTFGMDSWFPTLKIWNPRGQNYVPVDHDLMLSYREATDGQIMHEGISEAGAAASFTAAATSYATQGEAMIPLYIFYSMFGFQRTGDAFWAAADQMARGFIIGATAGRTTLTGEGLQHMDGHSPILASTNPSVITYDPAFAYEIAHLVTRGIDRMYGDDPESVMYYLTVYNEPVKQPAEPEDLDVEGLHRGIYHFNTAEEGSIPANLLASGVGVHEALRAQKMLAEDYDVKASLFSVTSWVELARDGAAKNKAALRKGDEPEKAFATSQLEDFDGPFVGVSDFATDLQEQIRPYVPGTYVTLGADGFGFSDTREGARRYFNNDAESIVVATLSALATDGKIDREVAEKAAEELNLDDPTKTESTSEE, from the coding sequence ATGGCCGACCAGGACGCTGTAAAGAGCGATTCCAATTTCCCGCTCATCAGGGATGGAGTGGCTTCATATCTGCATGACAGTGATCCGGAGGAGACTCGCGAGTGGATGGATTCCCTCGACGGACTGCTCGAGGACACCGATACTGAGCGTGCTCGTTACCTGATGCTGCGCCTGCTGGAGCGCGCAACGGCAAAGCGTGTGCCGCTGCCGTCGTTGACCTCCACGGACTTCGTCAACACCATTCCGACCTCCCTGGAGCCGGAGTTCCCAGGTGATGAGGAACTGGAGAAGCGCTACCGCCGCTGGATTCGCTGGAACGCTGCAATCATGGTTCACCGTGCACAGCGCCCGGGCATTGGCGTCGGCGGCCACATCTCCACCTACGCAGGTGCCGCCCCGATTTACGAGGTCGGCTTCAACCACTTCTTCAAGGGCAAGGACGACCCGTCCGGTGGCGACCAGGTCTTCTTCCAGGGCCACGCTTCCCCGGGTATCTACGCCCGTGCGTACCTGGAAGGCCGTCTGTCTGAGGACGACCTCGACGGCTTCCGCCAGGAAGTCACCCGTGGTGAGGGCAAGGGCCTTCCGTCCTACCCGCACCCGCACGGTATGCCATGGTTCTGGGAGTTCCCGACCGTGTCGATGGGTCTGGGCCCAATCAACGCCATCTACCAGGCACGCTTTAACAAGTATCTGGAGACCCGCGGCATCAAGGACACCTCCGACCAGCACGTCTGGGCCTTCCTGGGCGACGGCGAGATGGACGAGCCGGAATCCCGCGGCATGCTGCAGACCGCATCGCTGTACGAGCTGGATAACCTGACCTTCATCGTCAACTGCAACCTGCAGCGTCTCGATGGTCCGGTGCGCGGTAACACCCAGATCATTCAGGAGCTGGAGTCCTTCTTCCGCGGCGCTGGCTGGAACGTCATCAAGGTTGTTTGGGGCCGCGGCTGGGACAAGCTGCTGGAAAAGGACACCGACGGCGCGCTGGTCAACATCATGAACACCACCTCCGATGGTGACTACCAGACCTTCAAGGCCAACGACGGCGCCTATGTCCGCGAGCACTTCTTCGGCCGCGACGAGCGCACCGCCAAGCTGGTCGAGGACTTCTCCGATGAGGAAATCTGGGCTCTGCGTCGCGGTGGCCACGACTACCGCAAGATCTACGCTGCTTACGCCAAGGCCCTGGAATACAAGGGTTCCGGCAAGCCGACCGTCATCCTGGCGCACACCATTAAGGGCTACGGTCTCGGCCACAACTTCGAGGGCCGCAACGCGACCCACCAGATGAAGAAGCTGACGCTGGAGGACCTGAAGCTCTTCCGCGACAAGCAGGACATCCCGTTCAGCGACGAAGAGTTGGAAGAGGATCCGTACTCCCCGCCGTACTACCACCCGGGTAAGGATGCTCCGGAGATTAAGTACATGCTGGAGCGTCGTAAAGAACTCGGCGGCTTCCTCCCGGAGCGCCGCGAAGAGTACGAGCACCTGCACGCCCCTGAGCTGGATAAGCTGCGCACCGTGCGCAAGGGCTCGGGCAAGCAGAACGTGGCGACCACCATGGCGCTGGTCCGTACCTTCAAGGAGATCATGCGCGATAAGGAGCTGGGCAAGCGCATCGTGCCGATCATTCCAGACGAGGCCCGCACCTTCGGCATGGACTCCTGGTTCCCGACTCTGAAGATCTGGAACCCGCGCGGCCAGAACTACGTCCCGGTCGATCATGACCTGATGCTGTCCTACCGCGAAGCTACCGATGGCCAGATCATGCACGAGGGCATCTCCGAGGCCGGCGCAGCCGCCTCCTTCACTGCTGCTGCAACCTCGTATGCCACCCAGGGCGAGGCCATGATTCCGCTGTACATCTTCTACTCGATGTTTGGCTTCCAGCGCACTGGCGATGCCTTCTGGGCTGCTGCTGACCAGATGGCCCGCGGCTTCATCATCGGTGCAACCGCAGGTCGTACCACCCTGACCGGTGAGGGCCTGCAGCACATGGACGGTCACTCCCCGATTCTGGCGTCGACCAACCCATCGGTCATCACCTACGACCCGGCCTTCGCGTACGAGATTGCGCACCTGGTCACCCGTGGTATCGACCGCATGTACGGCGACGATCCGGAATCCGTCATGTACTACCTGACCGTCTACAACGAGCCGGTCAAGCAGCCTGCTGAGCCAGAAGACCTCGACGTCGAGGGCCTGCACCGCGGTATCTACCACTTCAACACCGCCGAAGAAGGCTCCATCCCGGCCAACCTGCTGGCCTCCGGTGTCGGCGTGCACGAGGCGCTGCGCGCGCAGAAGATGCTGGCTGAGGACTACGACGTCAAGGCGTCGCTGTTCTCCGTGACTTCCTGGGTCGAGCTGGCTCGCGATGGCGCTGCCAAGAACAAGGCTGCTCTGCGCAAGGGCGACGAGCCGGAGAAGGCATTCGCTACCTCCCAGCTCGAGGACTTCGACGGCCCGTTCGTTGGCGTCTCCGACTTCGCCACCGACCTGCAGGAGCAGATTCGCCCGTACGTTCCGGGCACCTACGTCACCTTGGGTGCGGACGGCTTCGGCTTCTCCGATACCCGCGAAGGTGCACGTCGCTACTTCAACAACGACGCTGAGTCCATCGTCGTGGCCACCCTGTCGGCACTTGCTACCGATGGCAAGATCGACCGCGAGGTAGCCGAAAAGGCCGCCGAGGAGCTGAACCTCGACGACCCGACGAAGACTGAGTCGACTAGCGAAGAGTAA
- a CDS encoding alpha/beta fold hydrolase has translation MNLLRTTVAIARAWRRRLTPSGRRKLRTQYEALHDGETEPGLTRLSDKGVAHNGEVDVAWYAVGPADADVTVVFIHGYALGAESFYDQVNALRDENVRCILIDVRGHGQSSTVSPWLCTVDDAARDVLSVLDEVQPQGKIMLVGHSLGGMISLAVIRLAPSELFAQFESAILIGASMRRFAAKGLARILETQLINLIYRIAERLPERVNKARYEFAQFVAPLLAAVVTEIPSMAKVQFHAAMLLDTPLPSFLGFFDDLLDHSEFGAAERLAQLRGRIVVGSLDMITPASQSQLISAHWPGADLIEVEGSGHMVVLEDPEAISAIIGEELLTLR, from the coding sequence ATGAACTTACTACGCACGACGGTGGCGATTGCGCGCGCTTGGCGGCGCCGGCTGACCCCTTCCGGACGACGGAAACTGCGTACCCAGTACGAAGCCCTCCACGATGGTGAGACGGAACCGGGATTAACGCGCCTTAGTGACAAGGGAGTAGCCCACAACGGCGAGGTAGATGTTGCTTGGTATGCCGTCGGGCCTGCCGATGCCGATGTCACCGTCGTTTTCATCCACGGCTACGCCCTGGGCGCAGAAAGCTTTTATGACCAGGTCAATGCGCTACGCGATGAGAATGTGCGCTGCATACTTATCGATGTCCGCGGCCACGGCCAATCCAGCACCGTCAGCCCCTGGCTGTGCACTGTTGACGATGCCGCCCGCGATGTGCTGAGCGTGCTGGACGAGGTGCAGCCGCAAGGCAAAATCATGCTGGTCGGTCACTCTCTGGGTGGGATGATTTCGCTGGCGGTGATTCGTCTAGCACCCTCGGAGCTTTTTGCGCAGTTTGAGTCCGCGATTTTGATCGGTGCGTCGATGCGTCGTTTTGCGGCTAAGGGATTGGCGCGCATTTTGGAAACCCAGCTCATTAACTTGATTTACCGGATTGCGGAGCGGCTTCCGGAGCGAGTAAATAAGGCGCGCTACGAGTTTGCCCAATTTGTTGCGCCTTTGTTGGCGGCGGTGGTGACAGAGATTCCGTCGATGGCGAAGGTGCAGTTCCACGCCGCGATGTTGTTGGATACGCCGTTGCCGTCCTTCTTGGGCTTTTTTGACGACCTGTTGGACCACTCGGAGTTCGGCGCGGCGGAGCGCCTGGCGCAGCTGCGCGGCAGAATCGTGGTGGGCAGTCTAGATATGATTACCCCGGCCAGTCAGTCGCAGTTAATTAGCGCTCACTGGCCGGGGGCAGACCTCATAGAGGTCGAGGGCTCCGGGCACATGGTGGTGCTCGAAGACCCCGAGGCAATCTCCGCCATTATTGGCGAAGAATTGCTTACTCTTCGCTAG
- a CDS encoding acyl carrier protein, with amino-acid sequence MSNDLSAQLAARFNVEQDDKPAATDSFGELARIITKVTGFEEPERDTRMDSFSSLDRLEIAVRCEEKFGVRIDEELFFSWHTLGDAADYLSAPPSR; translated from the coding sequence ATGTCGAACGACCTCAGTGCCCAGTTAGCAGCCCGCTTCAACGTTGAGCAGGACGATAAGCCCGCCGCAACGGATAGTTTTGGCGAGCTCGCGCGCATTATCACCAAGGTCACTGGCTTCGAAGAACCGGAGCGCGACACCCGCATGGACTCGTTCTCGTCGCTGGACCGCCTAGAAATCGCGGTGCGTTGCGAAGAGAAGTTTGGCGTCCGCATCGACGAGGAGCTGTTTTTCAGCTGGCACACGCTTGGCGATGCCGCCGACTACCTCAGTGCTCCACCTTCCCGCTAA
- a CDS encoding alpha/beta hydrolase family esterase, which produces MKIKKSVVALAAATVALCGAPVASAQNLSSALSSALPGILDSVVTNPGVVESYESVSVPGQGVRSYKVQVPANLNGRVDLVYGFGGMGHDSEWAESYMQFDKVTRGQAIIVYPEPTMGRNGQLAWEGPNYASTSRGQDVGFLQAIDKQLRAKYTVGKSYGAGLSNGGGMVMAAACQAPELFDAVVGVATANYHRIYQGCHGFVPTMFIHGTNDDIAPFNRNGSNGHGGGYYSTRESFRRVGERNLCDTNNPAMTSHGSYDVFSMNRCAADTKMLRLNGGGHTWFQDAAHGVDATQEAWNFFRAH; this is translated from the coding sequence ATGAAAATTAAAAAGTCTGTGGTGGCTTTAGCGGCGGCCACCGTAGCGCTGTGTGGCGCGCCCGTGGCTTCGGCCCAGAATTTATCGTCCGCGTTGTCCTCCGCATTGCCGGGGATTCTCGATTCCGTTGTCACGAACCCCGGTGTCGTAGAAAGCTACGAAAGTGTCTCCGTTCCTGGCCAGGGCGTGCGCAGCTACAAGGTGCAGGTGCCGGCCAACCTCAATGGTCGAGTTGACCTCGTCTACGGATTTGGCGGCATGGGCCACGACTCCGAGTGGGCTGAGTCCTACATGCAGTTCGATAAGGTCACCCGCGGCCAGGCCATCATTGTCTACCCGGAGCCGACCATGGGCAGGAACGGCCAGCTGGCGTGGGAGGGCCCGAACTACGCTTCGACCTCGCGTGGTCAGGATGTGGGTTTCCTTCAGGCCATCGATAAGCAATTGCGTGCGAAGTACACCGTGGGCAAGAGCTACGGTGCGGGCCTGTCTAATGGTGGCGGCATGGTCATGGCTGCTGCGTGCCAGGCACCAGAGCTTTTCGATGCCGTCGTCGGCGTCGCCACCGCCAACTACCACCGCATCTACCAGGGCTGCCACGGCTTCGTGCCGACGATGTTTATCCACGGCACCAACGATGACATCGCGCCTTTTAACCGCAACGGCTCCAACGGCCATGGCGGCGGATACTACTCCACCCGTGAGTCTTTCCGCAGGGTTGGCGAGCGCAACCTGTGCGATACCAACAACCCCGCGATGACCTCACACGGTTCTTATGACGTGTTCTCCATGAACCGTTGTGCTGCTGATACCAAGATGCTTCGCCTTAACGGTGGTGGGCACACCTGGTTCCAGGACGCAGCCCATGGCGTGGATGCCACGCAAGAAGCCTGGAACTTCTTCCGCGCTCACTAA